A stretch of Microbacterium sp. 4R-513 DNA encodes these proteins:
- a CDS encoding beta-L-arabinofuranosidase domain-containing protein, which produces MAHSIHDIPTAGAEASIARRRPIRVLRRAVAVATAAALAAAGLAVVAPAAATAAGPLSIESSKVLDLRFDDALTDASTNAAAVTMQKGTAAYGDGIHGRAFNFTGSNAIRLGTAANLQPQDLTVSFWYKPNAAMSGEQVFAWSKTVYNSDGWYLTSESATSPLVLSIGPSPSQPYKVAVDAPRADFFPTGQWTHVVATYDRATKAVAFYRNGVRQVSTVKYAASGTTTGVLGSESTSVKTLGYNGPTYNGAHANGLMDDYTLYNGVATIQDVVSLTQQNNPAFDPATVAQSDLDSLSVQPTADADFALPTVGAKGTAISWASSNSGVISMNGGEAHVTRPVTSSFTVTLTASATYGGSAPVTKTFQVVVPAVGSTTPSVYLEEAGLGNVAIEDDYLENGHAKTVEYLLALDPEKFLYSFYVNAGLPTTAAPYGGWERPTGTRFQGHFFGHYISALSQSYATETDASTKAQLLAKLTAAVDGLKRSQDAFAAANPANAGYVAPFGLNVLPNGGGGLLVPFYNLHKVLAGLLDAYAYAPSDVAARARTVASGFGTWVRNWASTQANPASILTTEYGGMNEALYELYSITKNPVHKRAAEYFDEVTLFQQLAAGQDVLSGKHANTTIPKLVGALKRYTVFMDNPDLYATLTSAEKAALPMYRTAAEKFWEIVIRDHTYANGGNSQSEHFHDAETLYEVATNGTTSGYGENSTVEGCNEYNMLKLSRALFQVTKDVKYADYYESTYINTILASQNPETGMVTYFQPQTAGYAKIFGTRFDQFWCDHGTGIESFTKLGDSFYFRDASSVYVNQFRSSVYSSTVQNLRLTQTADIPNQDTVTIQVAALDGGTLPAGTTVRLRIPSWVAGSPTLAVNGVAKDAAALSAAGYVSFEVAAGDVITYTLPAKVWVDAGTENPNWVAFKYGPVLLASELSRANVNASYTAGVLVQMSTADKSLNGNVVVDDAEAWKAGIEQNLERIPNGVNKNGMTTMRFKLHNVDATSEALTFEPYYSLYNARYAMYMTLVQPDSPESQAQILKEKQQLRISETTIDSLTSFDDNNSEADKNYKFNKSGVGVWLGEGYRDGQIATDAFFQYDMSVDPTLPKNYLGVRYYGGDNGRTFDVYLNDVLLKHERVTNAAGSTTFYVQYDEIPASVLDGIAARDSYKRDQAGNYVLDKNGKKIPVVTVRFQGNGTSYVGGVFGVYTTSKTTYATDAELSALSFDEGTLTPALAKGTYAYTATVASDATTATFDADPATPSGLVYLGDVLIDDTQPRTVTLAAGDQPTVVTLRSTAQDHTTSATYTVQIVRAKPAPVLQVTAKASARCVAGKAVLTVSATNVSGVPVALTMTTPYGSKQIAELAPGKSTSAAFTTRLAALVPGEASVAASATVDGKPVSITVPAPFAGLTCG; this is translated from the coding sequence ATGGCGCACAGCATCCATGACATCCCCACTGCGGGGGCCGAGGCATCCATCGCACGCCGCCGCCCGATCCGGGTTCTCCGGCGTGCCGTCGCCGTCGCGACGGCAGCAGCGCTCGCAGCGGCGGGGCTCGCCGTCGTCGCACCTGCGGCGGCCACGGCTGCGGGGCCGCTCTCGATCGAGTCGTCGAAGGTGCTCGATCTGCGCTTCGACGACGCTCTCACCGACGCGAGCACGAACGCCGCGGCCGTCACGATGCAGAAGGGCACCGCCGCGTACGGCGATGGCATCCATGGGCGCGCCTTCAACTTCACCGGCTCGAACGCCATCCGCCTCGGCACCGCCGCGAACCTGCAGCCGCAGGACCTGACGGTCTCGTTCTGGTACAAGCCCAACGCGGCGATGTCGGGCGAGCAGGTCTTCGCGTGGAGCAAGACGGTCTACAACTCCGACGGCTGGTACCTGACGTCCGAGAGCGCGACGTCGCCGCTCGTGCTGTCGATCGGCCCGTCGCCCAGTCAGCCCTACAAGGTCGCGGTCGACGCGCCGCGCGCAGACTTCTTCCCGACCGGTCAGTGGACCCACGTCGTCGCGACCTACGACAGGGCCACGAAGGCCGTGGCCTTTTACCGCAACGGCGTCCGTCAGGTCTCGACCGTCAAGTACGCCGCCTCGGGCACCACGACCGGAGTGCTGGGGTCCGAGAGCACCTCGGTGAAGACCCTCGGCTACAACGGCCCGACCTATAACGGTGCTCACGCGAACGGCCTGATGGACGACTACACGCTCTACAACGGCGTGGCGACGATCCAGGATGTCGTGTCCCTGACGCAGCAGAACAACCCGGCGTTCGACCCCGCCACCGTCGCCCAGTCCGACCTCGACTCGCTCTCGGTGCAGCCGACAGCGGATGCCGACTTCGCCCTGCCGACGGTCGGCGCCAAGGGAACGGCGATCAGCTGGGCATCGTCGAACTCGGGCGTCATCTCGATGAACGGCGGCGAGGCGCACGTCACGCGACCGGTCACCTCGTCGTTCACCGTGACCCTGACCGCGAGCGCGACCTACGGCGGCAGCGCCCCGGTCACGAAGACCTTCCAGGTCGTCGTCCCGGCGGTCGGCTCGACGACCCCCTCGGTGTACCTCGAGGAGGCGGGGCTCGGCAACGTCGCGATCGAGGACGACTACCTCGAGAACGGCCACGCCAAGACGGTCGAGTACCTTCTCGCGCTCGACCCCGAGAAGTTCCTCTACTCCTTCTACGTCAATGCAGGCCTGCCGACGACGGCGGCCCCCTACGGCGGGTGGGAGCGCCCCACGGGCACCCGATTCCAGGGCCACTTCTTCGGCCACTACATCTCTGCGCTCTCGCAGTCCTATGCGACGGAGACGGATGCCTCGACCAAGGCGCAGCTGCTCGCGAAGCTCACCGCGGCCGTCGACGGACTCAAGCGCAGCCAGGACGCCTTCGCCGCGGCCAACCCGGCCAACGCCGGCTACGTCGCGCCCTTCGGGCTGAACGTGCTGCCGAACGGCGGCGGCGGACTGCTCGTGCCGTTCTACAACCTCCACAAGGTGCTCGCCGGCTTGCTCGACGCGTACGCGTACGCTCCCTCCGACGTCGCCGCCAGGGCGCGCACCGTCGCGTCGGGCTTCGGAACGTGGGTGCGCAACTGGGCGAGCACGCAGGCCAACCCGGCCTCGATCCTCACGACCGAGTACGGCGGCATGAACGAGGCGCTCTACGAGCTGTACAGCATCACGAAGAACCCCGTGCACAAGCGTGCCGCCGAGTACTTCGACGAGGTCACGCTGTTCCAGCAGCTCGCCGCGGGCCAGGACGTGCTCAGCGGCAAGCACGCCAACACGACGATCCCCAAGCTCGTCGGCGCGCTGAAGCGCTACACGGTCTTCATGGACAACCCGGACCTCTACGCGACCCTCACGTCCGCCGAGAAGGCCGCGCTGCCGATGTACCGGACGGCGGCCGAGAAGTTCTGGGAGATCGTCATCCGCGATCACACCTATGCGAACGGCGGCAACAGCCAGTCGGAGCACTTCCACGACGCCGAGACCCTGTACGAGGTGGCGACCAACGGCACGACGAGCGGCTACGGCGAGAACTCCACGGTCGAAGGCTGCAACGAGTACAACATGCTCAAGCTCAGCCGCGCCCTGTTCCAGGTGACGAAGGATGTCAAGTACGCCGACTACTACGAGTCGACCTACATCAACACGATCCTGGCGTCGCAGAATCCCGAGACGGGCATGGTGACGTACTTCCAGCCCCAGACGGCGGGGTACGCGAAGATCTTCGGCACGCGGTTCGACCAGTTCTGGTGCGACCACGGCACGGGGATCGAGAGCTTCACGAAACTCGGCGACTCGTTCTACTTCCGGGACGCGTCATCCGTCTACGTCAACCAGTTCCGATCGTCGGTCTACTCATCGACGGTCCAGAACCTGAGGCTCACGCAGACGGCCGACATCCCCAACCAGGACACGGTGACCATCCAGGTCGCGGCTCTCGACGGCGGGACGCTCCCCGCGGGCACGACGGTGCGTCTGCGCATCCCGTCATGGGTGGCCGGCTCGCCGACGCTCGCGGTCAACGGCGTCGCGAAGGATGCGGCGGCACTCTCCGCCGCGGGCTATGTGTCGTTCGAGGTCGCCGCCGGTGACGTCATCACCTACACGCTTCCGGCGAAGGTCTGGGTCGACGCGGGCACCGAGAACCCCAACTGGGTCGCCTTCAAGTACGGCCCCGTCCTGCTCGCCAGCGAGCTGAGCCGTGCGAATGTCAACGCCAGCTACACGGCGGGCGTCCTCGTGCAGATGAGCACAGCCGACAAGTCGCTCAACGGCAACGTGGTGGTCGACGACGCGGAGGCCTGGAAGGCCGGCATCGAGCAGAACCTCGAGCGCATCCCGAACGGCGTGAACAAGAACGGCATGACCACCATGCGGTTCAAGCTGCACAACGTCGATGCGACATCGGAGGCGCTGACCTTCGAGCCGTACTACAGCCTCTACAACGCCCGATACGCGATGTACATGACGCTCGTGCAGCCGGACTCGCCCGAGTCGCAGGCGCAGATCCTCAAGGAGAAGCAGCAACTGCGCATCTCCGAGACCACGATCGACTCGCTCACCTCGTTCGACGACAACAACAGCGAGGCCGACAAGAACTACAAGTTCAACAAGTCGGGAGTCGGCGTGTGGCTCGGCGAGGGGTACCGCGACGGACAGATCGCGACCGATGCCTTCTTCCAGTACGACATGAGCGTCGACCCGACTCTGCCGAAGAACTACCTCGGCGTGCGGTACTACGGCGGTGACAACGGCAGGACGTTCGACGTGTATCTCAACGACGTGCTCCTCAAGCACGAGCGGGTGACCAACGCGGCCGGTTCGACCACGTTCTACGTCCAGTACGACGAGATCCCGGCATCCGTCCTCGACGGGATCGCCGCGCGCGACAGCTACAAGCGCGACCAGGCGGGCAACTACGTGCTCGACAAGAACGGCAAGAAGATCCCCGTCGTGACGGTGCGCTTCCAGGGCAACGGCACGAGCTACGTCGGCGGCGTGTTCGGCGTCTACACGACATCGAAGACCACGTACGCGACGGATGCCGAGCTCTCAGCCCTTTCGTTCGACGAGGGCACGCTCACCCCGGCGCTGGCCAAGGGCACGTACGCCTACACCGCGACCGTTGCCTCCGATGCCACGACCGCGACCTTCGACGCCGATCCTGCGACGCCGAGCGGTCTCGTCTACCTCGGGGACGTGCTGATCGACGACACGCAGCCCCGCACCGTCACCCTCGCCGCGGGAGACCAGCCCACGGTGGTGACGCTGCGCTCCACCGCGCAGGACCACACCACCTCGGCGACCTACACCGTGCAGATCGTGCGGGCGAAGCCCGCGCCCGTGCTTCAGGTGACGGCGAAGGCGTCGGCGCGCTGCGTGGCAGGCAAGGCCGTGCTGACCGTATCGGCGACGAACGTCTCGGGTGTGCCGGTCGCGCTCACCATGACCACGCCGTACGGCTCGAAGCAGATCGCGGAGCTGGCGCCCGGCAAGTCGACGTCGGCGGCCTTCACGACGCGCCTGGCGGCCCTGGTGCCGGGGGAGGCGTCGGTCGCGGCATCCGCGACGGTCGACGGGAAGCCGGTTTCCATCACCGTCCCGGCGCCGTTCGCCGGTCTGACATGCGGGTGA
- a CDS encoding DUF916 domain-containing protein — protein MLHLTRRPSALTRTLAVLAAAVALVLPAAPALAADDPPATPEVRWSVSPADANGPDGRRSAEHEVDPGATVDDYFAVRNVGDSEVTFQLTAADGYYTRTGRFDILAADKESKDSGTWIAIPETVTVPAGETAVIPYSVTVPERAEPGDHAAGITASVLSVQSAEDGTSLGVESRVGFRVLTRVKGEITPAASIGTISPDYETSWNPLKPGELNVTFDVSNDGNTRLLAQGTVEAGGQKVAFPAEGESQQELLPGDVRTLTVVVDGVWPLFVVPTTVTLDATVLTMDGSTDTLAPVQEGTVAWAIPWPQLIILAGIVLIVLAILWNRIRSRRRLESLLADAREEGRKAAEAPVVTP, from the coding sequence GTGCTTCACCTCACCCGCCGCCCGTCGGCCCTGACTCGCACCCTGGCGGTCCTCGCCGCAGCCGTGGCCCTCGTCCTGCCCGCCGCTCCCGCTCTCGCAGCGGACGACCCGCCGGCGACGCCGGAGGTGCGCTGGTCCGTGTCGCCCGCAGACGCGAACGGGCCGGATGGCCGCCGCTCAGCGGAGCATGAGGTCGACCCGGGCGCGACGGTCGACGACTACTTCGCCGTCCGGAACGTCGGCGACAGCGAGGTGACCTTTCAGCTCACCGCCGCCGACGGCTACTACACCCGCACCGGCCGCTTCGACATCCTCGCGGCCGACAAGGAGTCGAAGGATTCGGGCACCTGGATCGCCATCCCCGAGACCGTGACGGTTCCGGCCGGCGAAACCGCCGTCATCCCCTACTCCGTGACGGTGCCGGAGCGCGCCGAGCCCGGCGATCACGCCGCCGGGATCACGGCATCCGTCCTCTCCGTGCAGTCCGCCGAGGACGGCACGAGTCTCGGCGTCGAGAGCCGCGTCGGCTTCCGGGTGCTCACGCGCGTCAAGGGCGAGATCACGCCCGCCGCATCGATCGGCACGATCTCACCGGACTACGAGACCTCGTGGAACCCGCTGAAGCCCGGCGAGCTCAACGTCACGTTCGACGTCTCGAACGACGGCAACACCCGGCTGCTCGCACAGGGCACCGTCGAGGCAGGCGGCCAGAAGGTCGCGTTCCCGGCGGAGGGGGAGTCCCAGCAGGAGCTTCTCCCTGGCGACGTCCGCACCCTCACCGTCGTCGTCGACGGCGTGTGGCCCCTCTTCGTCGTCCCGACGACGGTCACTCTCGATGCGACCGTGCTGACCATGGACGGCAGCACCGACACTCTCGCACCCGTCCAGGAGGGCACCGTGGCATGGGCGATCCCGTGGCCGCAGCTCATCATCCTGGCGGGCATCGTCCTCATCGTCCTCGCGATCCTCTGGAACCGCATCCGCTCCCGGCGCAGGCTCGAGAGCCTCCTCGCCGATGCGCGCGAGGAGGGCCGCAAGGCGGCTGAGGCGCCGGTGGTCACCCCGTGA
- a CDS encoding LPXTG cell wall anchor domain-containing protein, whose protein sequence is MSRRVRIAGLAMTAAAAILALYPVGAALAAEQDVSSDGIQISVVITPLQACVGACAGDGDLPATGGAFPAMVLWGAVALVAAGLLLALRHRLRPAGAGWRFWERSTPYDVVSGRRGRSSEAGLRARVDGSPAFQEGAGPDGEQGDPQCRRT, encoded by the coding sequence GTGAGCCGGCGGGTCCGGATCGCCGGCCTCGCGATGACGGCGGCCGCCGCGATCCTCGCCCTCTATCCGGTCGGGGCGGCGCTCGCCGCCGAGCAGGACGTCAGCAGCGACGGCATCCAGATCTCCGTCGTCATCACTCCCCTGCAGGCGTGCGTCGGCGCGTGCGCGGGGGATGGCGATCTTCCCGCGACCGGCGGCGCCTTCCCGGCCATGGTGCTGTGGGGAGCGGTGGCCCTGGTCGCGGCCGGCCTGCTCCTGGCGCTGCGGCATCGCCTGCGTCCCGCCGGTGCGGGGTGGCGTTTCTGGGAGCGATCAACCCCCTACGATGTGGTCAGCGGACGCCGTGGGCGATCGTCGGAGGCCGGGCTTCGCGCTCGGGTCGACGGATCGCCGGCGTTCCAAGAGGGCGCCGGGCCAGACGGCGAGCAAGGAGATCCGCAGTGTCGGAGGACGTGA
- a CDS encoding LacI family DNA-binding transcriptional regulator, with product MSEDVTRGWQRPSIYDVARQAGVSHMTVSRVLNGHPNIRESTRERVLRAIDDMNYTRSSIARALATRRAMRIGVLVDGPVQYGPNSTLRALESAARDVGYAISAFSISEEEESQIDTGVVELVTQGVDALCVIAPRASSLDLLRKQTTGLPTIVIKAEPDAAWHTVAVDQRAGATLAVSHLIELGHQRILHVAGPLDWYDARERQEGWRDALADAGLPIVPPVAGDWTSDYGYEFGSTYDFGGVTAVFAANDQMALGLVHGLCQRGIRVPDDISVVGFDDLPDARHFLPPLTTVRQDFAALGELALKLIIDAIDGEEDGFQHDVIEPRLIVRGSTAAPGS from the coding sequence GTGTCGGAGGACGTGACGCGAGGCTGGCAGCGGCCCAGCATCTACGACGTCGCACGCCAGGCGGGCGTCTCGCACATGACCGTCTCGCGCGTGCTCAATGGTCATCCCAACATCCGCGAGTCGACGCGCGAGCGCGTCCTGCGCGCGATCGACGACATGAACTACACGCGCAGCTCGATCGCGCGTGCCCTCGCGACGCGGCGCGCCATGCGCATCGGCGTGCTCGTCGACGGGCCTGTCCAGTACGGCCCCAACAGCACGCTGCGCGCGCTGGAGAGCGCGGCCCGCGATGTCGGCTACGCCATCAGCGCCTTCTCGATCTCGGAGGAGGAGGAGTCGCAGATCGACACCGGCGTCGTCGAGCTCGTGACGCAGGGCGTCGACGCGCTCTGCGTCATCGCCCCGCGCGCATCGTCGCTCGACCTGCTGCGCAAGCAGACCACCGGGCTTCCGACGATCGTCATCAAAGCGGAGCCGGATGCCGCGTGGCACACCGTCGCCGTCGATCAGCGAGCGGGAGCCACCCTCGCGGTCTCGCACCTCATCGAGCTCGGCCATCAGCGGATCCTCCATGTCGCAGGTCCGCTCGATTGGTACGACGCCCGGGAGCGCCAGGAGGGCTGGCGCGACGCCCTCGCGGATGCGGGCCTGCCGATCGTCCCGCCCGTCGCGGGGGACTGGACATCGGACTACGGCTACGAGTTCGGCTCGACCTACGACTTCGGCGGCGTCACGGCGGTCTTCGCCGCGAACGACCAGATGGCTCTCGGGCTCGTGCACGGGCTCTGCCAGCGGGGGATCCGCGTGCCCGACGACATCAGTGTCGTGGGCTTCGACGACCTCCCCGATGCGCGGCACTTCCTGCCGCCCCTGACGACGGTGAGACAGGACTTCGCCGCCCTCGGCGAGCTGGCCCTCAAGCTCATCATCGACGCGATCGACGGCGAAGAGGACGGCTTCCAGCACGACGTCATCGAGCCCCGGCTGATCGTCCGCGGCTCGACGGCCGCGCCGGGCTCCTGA
- a CDS encoding substrate-binding domain-containing protein, whose amino-acid sequence MAHKKRMLGVLGFIGAGVLALGLAGCSGGSGDGDNADSGDSGSGDLTTVGFVAVGPEGGWRNANEQAIKDAFTKDAGFDLKYAPAASPTDQKSQLDAFSTFVNDEVDVILLTATEASGWEDSLKLAQEAEIPVILLDRGVDASDDLYVTRIAPDNVKVAGSVGEWATETFPEGANYYTLEGVPGLSVVNERNEGFDAAIEGKDGWNKIGAQTANWTADEGKSVIETVLKEHPDLQFIFAQNDEMGIGAAAAVTAAGLVPGTDVKIATIDGTTPALEALAKGDLSFVAQYNPFFGDLAVDAVNKALAGDSVEKTIVVPGETFDSAEAGQAAIDAGKGF is encoded by the coding sequence ATGGCACACAAGAAGCGCATGCTGGGCGTGCTCGGCTTCATCGGGGCGGGCGTCCTCGCGCTCGGCCTGGCCGGCTGCTCGGGCGGTTCCGGCGACGGCGACAACGCCGACAGCGGCGACAGCGGCAGCGGCGACCTCACCACCGTCGGCTTCGTCGCCGTCGGTCCCGAGGGCGGTTGGCGCAACGCCAACGAGCAGGCCATCAAGGATGCGTTCACCAAGGACGCCGGCTTCGACCTCAAGTACGCGCCCGCCGCGAGCCCGACCGACCAGAAGTCGCAGCTCGACGCCTTCTCGACGTTCGTCAACGACGAGGTCGACGTGATCCTCCTCACCGCGACCGAGGCATCCGGCTGGGAGGACTCGCTCAAGCTCGCTCAGGAGGCCGAGATCCCCGTCATCCTGCTCGACCGCGGTGTCGACGCGAGCGACGACCTGTACGTCACGCGCATCGCCCCGGACAACGTCAAGGTCGCCGGCTCGGTGGGCGAGTGGGCCACCGAGACCTTCCCCGAGGGTGCGAACTACTACACGCTCGAGGGCGTTCCCGGCCTGTCGGTCGTCAACGAGCGCAACGAGGGCTTCGACGCCGCCATCGAGGGCAAGGACGGCTGGAACAAGATCGGCGCGCAGACGGCCAACTGGACCGCTGACGAGGGCAAGTCGGTCATCGAGACCGTCCTCAAGGAGCACCCCGACCTCCAGTTCATCTTCGCCCAGAACGACGAGATGGGCATCGGCGCCGCTGCGGCCGTGACCGCCGCCGGCCTCGTCCCCGGCACGGACGTCAAGATCGCGACGATCGACGGCACCACGCCGGCGCTCGAGGCGCTCGCCAAGGGCGACCTCAGCTTCGTCGCCCAGTACAACCCGTTCTTCGGCGACCTCGCCGTCGACGCCGTGAACAAGGCCCTCGCGGGTGACAGCGTGGAGAAGACCATCGTCGTCCCCGGCGAGACGTTCGACTCCGCGGAGGCCGGTCAGGCCGCGATCGACGCGGGCAAGGGCTTCTGA
- a CDS encoding sugar ABC transporter ATP-binding protein, giving the protein MIEPIAIVEVRGASITFPGVKALDEVSFRLLPGEVHTLMGENGAGKSTLIKALTGVYQIDSGEIVVNGAVRSFSGTASAQAAGISTVYQEVNLCTNLSIGENVMLGHEVRGLTGVNWRKTHALAREALARMGLGDLDPRAPLSSISIAMQQLVAISRAMVTDSKVLILDEPTSSLDANEVEVLFGVIRRLRDQGVAILFVSHFLDQVYAISDRITVLRNGRFVGEYLTRDLDRTELISKMIGKDFESLRALGSNRQTEARDRSQTPVFAAEGLGRKGSIEPTDVEVHGGEVVGFAGLLGAGRTELARLIAGADKADSGTVRVRGKKVALNSPVTGLAHGIAYSTENRREDGIVGDLSIRENIMLAVQARKGWFRRVPAREVDQLVNTYMERFSVRPNDPNRPIRLLSGGNQQKVLLGRWLATNPDLLLLDEPTRGIDVGAKADIQETVAELAEGGMGVVFISSELEEVVRLSERIVILKDHQKVGEVVNGPEVTAESIVSVIATESGAEAEAQADVLAEEVAEGDAANEGNAS; this is encoded by the coding sequence ATGATTGAACCGATCGCCATCGTCGAGGTCCGCGGCGCGTCCATCACCTTCCCGGGCGTCAAGGCGCTCGACGAGGTCAGCTTCCGCCTCCTCCCCGGCGAGGTCCACACCCTCATGGGGGAGAACGGCGCCGGCAAGTCGACGCTCATCAAGGCGCTGACCGGCGTCTACCAGATCGACTCCGGCGAGATCGTCGTGAACGGCGCGGTGCGCAGCTTCTCCGGCACGGCCTCCGCTCAGGCCGCGGGGATCTCCACCGTGTACCAGGAGGTCAACCTGTGCACGAACCTGAGCATCGGCGAGAACGTCATGCTCGGCCACGAGGTGCGCGGTCTCACCGGCGTCAACTGGCGCAAGACGCATGCCCTGGCCCGTGAGGCCCTCGCGCGCATGGGTCTGGGCGACCTCGACCCGCGCGCCCCGCTCTCCTCCATCTCCATCGCGATGCAGCAGCTCGTCGCCATCAGCCGCGCCATGGTCACCGACTCGAAGGTGCTCATCCTCGACGAGCCGACCTCGAGCCTGGACGCGAACGAGGTCGAGGTGCTCTTCGGCGTCATCCGGCGCCTGCGCGACCAGGGTGTCGCCATCCTGTTCGTCTCCCACTTCCTCGATCAGGTCTATGCGATCAGCGATCGCATCACGGTCCTCCGCAACGGACGCTTCGTCGGCGAGTACCTCACGCGCGATCTCGACCGCACCGAGCTCATCTCCAAGATGATCGGCAAGGACTTCGAATCGCTCCGCGCGCTGGGCTCCAACCGGCAGACCGAGGCGCGCGACCGCTCGCAGACGCCCGTCTTCGCCGCAGAGGGCCTGGGCCGCAAGGGATCGATCGAGCCCACCGACGTCGAGGTGCACGGCGGCGAGGTCGTCGGCTTCGCGGGTCTGCTGGGCGCGGGCCGGACGGAGCTCGCACGTCTCATCGCGGGCGCCGACAAGGCCGACTCGGGCACCGTGCGGGTGCGCGGCAAGAAGGTCGCACTCAACTCGCCCGTGACCGGGCTCGCCCACGGCATCGCCTACTCGACCGAGAACCGCCGCGAAGACGGCATCGTCGGCGACCTGAGCATCCGCGAGAACATCATGCTGGCCGTCCAGGCTCGCAAGGGGTGGTTCCGCCGGGTGCCTGCGCGCGAGGTCGACCAGCTTGTGAACACCTACATGGAGCGCTTCAGCGTGCGCCCCAACGACCCGAACCGTCCGATCCGCCTGCTCTCCGGCGGTAACCAGCAGAAGGTGCTGCTCGGCCGGTGGCTCGCGACGAACCCCGACCTGCTGTTGCTGGACGAGCCCACCCGCGGCATCGACGTCGGCGCGAAGGCCGACATCCAGGAGACCGTCGCCGAGCTCGCCGAAGGCGGGATGGGCGTCGTCTTCATCTCGTCCGAGCTCGAAGAGGTCGTGCGCCTCTCGGAGCGGATCGTGATCCTCAAGGACCACCAGAAGGTCGGCGAGGTCGTGAACGGCCCGGAGGTGACCGCGGAGAGCATCGTCTCGGTCATCGCCACCGAATCAGGGGCGGAGGCGGAGGCCCAGGCCGACGTCCTCGCCGAGGAGGTCGCCGAGGGCGACGCCGCAAACGAAGGGAACGCGTCATGA
- a CDS encoding ABC transporter permease, whose product MSRVKTALRTPWFWAIVGIAVLLLINTLKNPAYLALSINPTTGQLTGNVLDILRVSAPIIMIALGMTFVIATEGIDLSVGSMMAVGGAVAMQTLSTVNDPTSVGAMLTAIGLALALAIVLGAINGLLVAVVGLQPFISTLIMMMAARGIARVITDGQNTNATNEPFRQLANGQILGLPTSFVIAIAIVVIIALFMRRTALGLMIESIGINPHASRLAGIRPRPILFGVYILSAALAAVGGLFSVSEVMTVSVSGTGNLMELDAILAVVIGGTSLAGGKFSILGSTIGALLIATLNKTVLFLGIPAAATPAFKALVIIVLVLLQSERVRSFAFGRARSGGTPAAPVAPVADQSAPVKEKEVVA is encoded by the coding sequence ATGAGTCGCGTCAAGACCGCGCTCAGGACCCCGTGGTTCTGGGCCATCGTGGGCATCGCGGTGCTGCTGCTGATCAACACCCTCAAGAACCCCGCCTACCTCGCGCTCAGCATCAACCCCACGACGGGCCAGCTGACGGGCAACGTGCTCGACATCCTGCGCGTATCGGCGCCGATCATCATGATCGCGCTGGGCATGACGTTCGTCATCGCGACCGAGGGCATCGACCTCTCGGTCGGCTCGATGATGGCCGTCGGCGGCGCGGTGGCGATGCAGACGCTCTCGACCGTGAACGACCCGACCTCGGTGGGCGCCATGCTCACGGCGATCGGGCTGGCGCTGGCGCTGGCGATCGTGCTCGGCGCGATCAACGGCCTGCTCGTCGCGGTGGTGGGGCTGCAGCCCTTCATCAGCACGCTCATCATGATGATGGCGGCGCGGGGCATCGCCCGCGTGATCACCGACGGGCAGAACACCAACGCCACGAACGAGCCGTTCCGGCAGCTGGCGAACGGTCAGATCCTCGGCCTGCCGACGAGCTTCGTGATCGCGATCGCGATCGTCGTCATCATCGCCCTCTTCATGCGCCGCACGGCGCTCGGCCTCATGATCGAGTCGATCGGCATCAACCCGCACGCGAGCCGGCTGGCCGGCATCCGTCCTCGTCCGATCCTCTTCGGCGTGTACATCCTGTCGGCGGCTCTCGCCGCCGTGGGCGGCCTCTTCAGCGTCTCCGAGGTCATGACGGTGAGCGTGTCGGGCACTGGAAACCTCATGGAGCTCGACGCGATCCTCGCCGTCGTCATCGGCGGGACATCCCTCGCCGGCGGAAAGTTCTCGATCCTGGGCTCGACCATCGGGGCCCTCCTCATCGCGACCCTGAACAAGACCGTGCTGTTCCTCGGCATCCCCGCCGCGGCAACGCCCGCGTTCAAGGCGCTCGTCATCATCGTCCTGGTGCTGCTCCAGTCCGAGCGGGTCCGGTCGTTCGCCTTCGGGCGCGCGAGATCCGGCGGAACGCCCGCCGCGCCGGTGGCGCCGGTCGCCGACCAGAGCGCCCCTGTCAAGGAGAAGGAGGTCGTCGCATGA